In Aptenodytes patagonicus chromosome 21, bAptPat1.pri.cur, whole genome shotgun sequence, the genomic stretch ATTCATATGTAGGTCCCTGCTGCCTTTTCTCCATAGAGCTCCGCACAGCATTTTCCACCAtgcactccccccccaccccggtgtcCCCAGTTTTAGGCATTTCCACGTAGTCATTCCAAGCCCACCCCTGTTTACGCAACTCCGCTTTGACAGCTATTTGCTACAGCTGGTCCTTCATAGGCAGCAAgccatgccaaaaaaaaacctCAGCGACACGTAACCTGCAACCCCATCCTCGCTTCGGCGAGGTTACTGGAAATGATCTTATgacccctccccgccccccaacagaaacattttcctctttgGACATCCCTACTCAAGCTCTCGGGATGTCAGCccctgcaaaaaagaaaataaggtttaCAGTACAGTTGTGTTTATATTGTTACAGGCACTTAAACAGGATTCTTTGGTCCTTCAAAGGAATTAGCCACTCTGGCTTCTATCTTCAGAAACCACAAGTCTGCACACCCATAACACCTCCCgcactaaaaaaaccaaaccaatccaGATCCATTTCAGGGCAGTGCAGCTCTACCTTAGCGTAATTCTACAATCTCCCCTCACACACCCCCAACCCTCCCCCATTGCCTCCGGAATTCAATAAGCGATCGAGTCTTCCTGTAAACGTCCAAGTCATCTAGTTTCCGTAACACTGCACTTCCCATCACAGTGTACAGCAGGCAGGCCTCGTTCCAACAACCCCAGGAACGAGACACTCAAGCAAGAGTCCAGGAAGTTTCCTTTTGTTGCAGTTCTAGAAAGgtcttttctgggtttttttttttgcccccgccctcccctccctccccactcccccctccccaaggcAAGGAAGTACCTTGGAGGACAGACCCTGAAGTTTGTCCCGGCTCAGTTACAGGGAAGCCACGTTGGGTAAGACTGATTGCAAGGCAGGAAGGGCTGCACGTGGGTGACATAGTAGTTGAAGTTTATTTCACTGACATAAGGAGCTGGCTGGTAGTAGCAGGTAACGTTTGTGACCGTGGGGATGATGTTCTGCTCAGCCAGGACTCTCACAGCCAGCATGGCAATGAGGTTCAGGGTCTGCCTCCTTTCGTGTCCCATAAGGCAGACTGTGCTCTCATTGACCACCCTGTGGAGGGTCATCAAATAGTCATATCTTTTGCTCTCCATCCCAACAAAGTGGCTCTGGAGGTAGCACTCCAGCTTCCTCTGCTGCTCACCGATGTCGGAGAAGTCTATGAAAAACCTGGAGCACATGTATCTCTGTAGTGCCTTCATATCCACTTCCGATTTGGGCTTAAACCCCCTCACCAAGAGGTTGCAGTATTTCAGAAGCCCCCCACCTCTGATCTCCTCTGGGTTCCTCGTGGCGATGACCCTGTTCCGGAGATGGTCCATTGCCTCCTCGAAGTCCCCGTACATGCTCTCCCCAGTGACCGTGGGGTGGAAGTTCTCAGCCATGGGGTTCTCTGAACACTCCCCAAACAGCAGAAGCGAATCCAGGATGATCTGGAAGGAGTCCACGCTGAACTCAAACTGCCGTCTGAGAGAGTCCACGAATTTGAGTTCCACGTTCTTCCCGCTGTTGTTGGAGAGCGATATGAGGCTCCAGCGGTCGGTTTCGTTGCACACCTTCACAAGCTTCTGCACGTAGGCCTCCTTCAGAGTCATGGGGGTGATCTTGTCTTTGTTGACACCTTCTGGGAGGAAGTCAAGAAGGCAGTCCATGACCACATCTTTAACAAGCTGGAAGACATCTTCGGTCTTCAGATCTACACCGAAGATGAGATCTAGGTCTTTGTACCCCAAGCCACTGTCTTGATGTAGAACGTGACTAGCTGCTGAGCCGTTCAACCTTACGTTATGGACTGCGATTCCTTTCTTCTCCAGGCGACTACGGACAACCTGAGATACAAAGAGAGTCAGTGAGAAGCAAGAAAGCATTCCTGGAGCAGCCTGGTGACAGCCCTGTGCTTATATGGGTCACTCCAGTGCaagacagtgaaataaaaagCTAATCCATCAGAAATAGGTCACTTTGGAAAGCATCCAGAGTCTTGCCAGCAGCCGGGGGGGGCTCTCCTTTACTTATTCCCTTGCATTAGAGGTTCCTTACTGCACACAAacagctgtttctgcttccaGTAGAGCTGtttgctctttcccttccttccccccccccccaccaaagCGGAGAGGTTATCGGAACCCGTTCTTTGGGGTGGTCTCTGCCcccttcatccccccccccccgtggttGCAGCCGGCCTCTCCAGCCATCAAGCTGAGACCAGCCGATCCAAAAAGGACTCCAAATGCAAGGCGGCAGCACAGTCTGCAGCAGTCCCTGTTGATTTAATCGGGGTGGCTCGCTCCTTTTAGCCATCCCCTTTGCCTGTCAAGATTCATTAAAGGCAAATCAAGATGCCAGAACTGCTCAAAAGCCCCAGCCAGGCATCTGCAAGTTCATGTCCTAACTAGTAAGTGTATCCTAACAATTTCCAGTGTGTCAGAGCTTCATGCCGAACTTGGCATGCTATCAAGCACAAGAGGCAGCTTTCATCTTACGGGTGTTACTCCAGTGATTTTAATGCTGCCTGCTCAGTCCTGGCACACCCACCGGTACCGCCAAAGCTTTGTTCATTTAGAGTGAAGCTGAATCACTTGCCCGATTACTTAACATGCAGGAGGCTGACATAACCCCAAGACCATAAAATAAACTACCTGGACACCAGCTTACAATTTGAGTTTAACCAAACTCAAAGATCTCAGGGAGATTAAGCTCACATCTTCCACCAGAAGCTCTTCCCGTCTCTCATCCTGCTTTCATGTTTCTCTAGCAATTAGCCGCTGTCCTGTGAGTCCAAGCTAGCCAGCCTGCTCACCCGGCGCTTGAAGCTAGGCTAGAGCTTGAAAGAACCAAAGCTTGGGATACAAACGGACAAGTTATATCACTAGAAGCCGGTCTGACCGGGCTTCTCAGCCCCGCGAGGCCATCCTAGTTCAAGAGAGGCACCACTAAAATTCAAAGCTTTACCCGAGGGGCCGAAACGCCTGCTTGGTTGCCAAGGCCCCAAGCGGACAGTTCTGGGGACACCGGAGCATCGCAGTTTCAGCGAGTCTCCGCAGCTGTAAAACTGCCCCTCCGCGAGTTTGCTTTGGAAGAAGCAATACATAAAGGTGAAGGGCTGCAGCATGCAGCCCTCAGCATGTCACAGACCTCTTGGTGACCAAGCTAAGAGGCCACACCAGCGAGCTCCTGCTGCCCCGGGGTGCCCTTGCAAACAGAAGGTATCTTGGTACAAGCCGATGAATGTTTTTAAGCTCGGGGGTTGTCAAATCTCACGATGCAGCTTCTCTGCTGGTGTTTCCCCTATTCCTCCCTGACGTGAGCCACCGCTGCTCAGGCTAGAAGCGTGCCCGGGCTCCTTGCCAACCGAATGGTGACAGTCACATGTCAGGCAACAGTTAACCAGTGAGCTATTCACCATCGGAAGTCCCAAGTCCCCACCAGCACATCCAATCCGGCCACGAACGCAGTCGTTATCAGAGGGAGACAGTCTGAAAGCCGAGTTTGCTCCTAAGAAGAGGCACTGGGTTATTCCCCCACACAGGATAAATATCAGGCAGTCGATCCAAGGGAGTTCCTGGCGCGCGGTTGTTGCCAACTGATCAGTCACCGGAGTCGCTCACCCGAGGCACGGCTCCAGCGCTACTCGTGGAGTTAAGAGTTTTGTGCTATCAGGCTCAGAGCAAGACAAGATATAGGTCACAAAAGTGTTAGAGGCAGAGCTAGGACCAGTGCTTGGAGAAGATCTCATTCCAGATTAATTCCCTAGCCCCAAAGAGCATCTGCTTAACCCCTTTCTGGGCATGGCTCGGGACCTGCAGCATTTCAGACCCGTAAGCTTCAGGCTTACCGGAGCTCCCCAGGTTTACGGGTCCACCCATGCGAGATGTATTCAGAAAAGGGGGGGAAACCCCAACAATCCAACTGCTCGAGTCAGTCTTGTCCCAAATCACCCCAAAAAGCTCcaacctgcagagcagcagggagcagagcgcCTTGCCGCTTCCGAGGCCAGCGGGCTTCAGCCCACCGGTCCCAACCCGAAGCACGTCTCCCCGGCTGCAGCCAGTGGGTTCAGGTATGCGCTTTCCCCAGAGGGCTGGATATTTAGAGGGTTAGGCAGCTGCTGACCTGCTTCCCAAAACAGCACCTCACGTTACGTGTGGTTCAGATAATTGACTCTGACAGCCAGGCGCGAGCAAACCCTGCCTGCGCCCTGACCCGCCGCTTCCCACCTCCCACAACAACAAGAGCACGCAATAAATAACTGCCTTTTAGGTTACTTGTTTCAGATTAGTCAGCCCTAAATACAGGGTCCGCCAGCGCGGTCGGTCAGAATTACAGCCCTCAGTTATTGAGTGTTCGAAGTCGCTAGTGGCAACATCCTTTTCAGCAGCTCCGACACTAAATGGCTTCAGTTTCGTGGAACTAAACAGTAATAGCCGGTGGAACATCTGATGCTGCACCGCACCGGGCTTTTAACAGCGCCGAGCTTTGCTGGCCTTGCACAACCCAAGGGCAGCGTCCTGACAGTAGCTCTCATCTGTCAGTTAGTTTAAAGCTTTAGCAGCCAAGATTGAGCACTT encodes the following:
- the TENT5B gene encoding terminal nucleotidyltransferase 5B; translation: MLVAAAGPAPGASEQSGGRFSVLTWEQVQRLDQILGEAVPIHGRGNFPTLSVRPRTIVQVVRSRLEKKGIAVHNVRLNGSAASHVLHQDSGLGYKDLDLIFGVDLKTEDVFQLVKDVVMDCLLDFLPEGVNKDKITPMTLKEAYVQKLVKVCNETDRWSLISLSNNSGKNVELKFVDSLRRQFEFSVDSFQIILDSLLLFGECSENPMAENFHPTVTGESMYGDFEEAMDHLRNRVIATRNPEEIRGGGLLKYCNLLVRGFKPKSEVDMKALQRYMCSRFFIDFSDIGEQQRKLECYLQSHFVGMESKRYDYLMTLHRVVNESTVCLMGHERRQTLNLIAMLAVRVLAEQNIIPTVTNVTCYYQPAPYVSEINFNYYVTHVQPFLPCNQSYPTWLPCN